Proteins from one Pithys albifrons albifrons isolate INPA30051 chromosome 2, PitAlb_v1, whole genome shotgun sequence genomic window:
- the LOC139668216 gene encoding gallinacin-7-like, with protein MRILYQLLVVLFLMLQGAAGQPFLPSPGDGCGVQNGRCFPGICRRPYYWIGTCRNGYSCCRRGW; from the exons ATGAGGATCCTCTACCAGCTTCTGGTTGTCCTCTTCCTGATGCTCCAAGGGGCTGCAG GTCAGCCCTTCCTTCCAAGCCCAGGTGATGGTTGTGGGGTCCAAAATGGACGCTGCTTCCCAGGGATATGTCGCCGTCCGTACTACTGGATTGGAACGTGTCGGAATGGATACTCTTGCTGCAGAAG GGGGTGGTGA
- the LOC139668217 gene encoding antimicrobial peptide THP2 — MKILYLLFSLLFLTLQVSPGLSSPRREMFLCRKGTCHFGRCPVHLVRVGSCFGFRSCCKWPWEVNNIDEPNFEEQ, encoded by the exons ATGAAGATCCTTTACctgctcttttcccttctcttcttgACACTCCAGGTTTCTCCAG GTCTGTCTTCGCCCCGGCGGGAAATGTTCCTGTGTAGAAAAGGAACCTGTCACTTTGGAAGGTGCCCTGTCCATCTGGTCAGAGTTGGAAGTTGCTTCGGGTTCCGCTCCTGCTGCAAGTG GCCATGGGAAGTAAACAACATTGATGAACCAAACTTTGAAGAGCAATGA